The following coding sequences lie in one Arachis ipaensis cultivar K30076 chromosome B05, Araip1.1, whole genome shotgun sequence genomic window:
- the LOC107642739 gene encoding uncharacterized protein LOC107642739 isoform X4, whose protein sequence is MVGQGQWKKPSRSDEVVDPDEQARIADQIRAQFEALAPKRPIKPNRSEPDQEDPTVDLHVTNSIPELHKLHSLQSQSHDIVFKEGWADAQDEFVETEYYKKLASIDKQHHATGTGFIKVVTEGAYEIHHLLPQNHVIAAHETKPAGRGYKCNPATNDWLPNVHDQQHHQVFTSFKPNRSDSS, encoded by the exons ATGGTGGGGCAGGGGCAATGGAAGAAGCCCAGTAGAAGCGACGAGGTTGTTGACCCTGATGAGCAAGCGAGGATCGCTGATCAGATCAGAGCTCAATTCGAAGCCTTGGCTCCCAAACGACCCATCAAACCCAACAGAAGCGAACCAGATCAAGAAGACCCCACCGTTGACCTCCATGTCACTAATTCCATACCCGAGCTACACAAGCTTCATTCTCTCCAGTCTCAATCTCAT GATATAGTTTTTAAGGAGGGGTGGGCAGATGCGCAGGATGAGTTTGTAGAAACCGAGTATTACAAGAAGTTAGCATCTATTGACAAACAGCATCACGCC ACAGGGACTGGGTTTATAAAGGTGGTCACGGAAGGAGCTTATGAGATACATCACTTGCTTCCACAGAACCATGTAATCGCTGCTCATGAAACTAAGCCAGCAGGACGAGGCTACAAATGCAACCCTGCCACTAATGACTGGCTTCCCAATGTTCATGATCAACAACACCATCAA GTGTTCACCTCATTCAAGCCAAATCGGAGCGACAGTTCTTAA
- the LOC107642739 gene encoding uncharacterized protein LOC107642739 isoform X3, with protein MVGQGQWKKPSRSDEVVDPDEQARIADQIRAQFEALAPKRPIKPNRSEPDQEDPTVDLHVTNSIPELHKLHSLQSQSHDIVFKEGWADAQDEFVETEYYKKLASIDKQHHAQTGTGFIKVVTEGAYEIHHLLPQNHVIAAHETKPAGRGYKCNPATNDWLPNVHDQQHHQVFTSFKPNRSDSS; from the exons ATGGTGGGGCAGGGGCAATGGAAGAAGCCCAGTAGAAGCGACGAGGTTGTTGACCCTGATGAGCAAGCGAGGATCGCTGATCAGATCAGAGCTCAATTCGAAGCCTTGGCTCCCAAACGACCCATCAAACCCAACAGAAGCGAACCAGATCAAGAAGACCCCACCGTTGACCTCCATGTCACTAATTCCATACCCGAGCTACACAAGCTTCATTCTCTCCAGTCTCAATCTCAT GATATAGTTTTTAAGGAGGGGTGGGCAGATGCGCAGGATGAGTTTGTAGAAACCGAGTATTACAAGAAGTTAGCATCTATTGACAAACAGCATCACGCC CAGACAGGGACTGGGTTTATAAAGGTGGTCACGGAAGGAGCTTATGAGATACATCACTTGCTTCCACAGAACCATGTAATCGCTGCTCATGAAACTAAGCCAGCAGGACGAGGCTACAAATGCAACCCTGCCACTAATGACTGGCTTCCCAATGTTCATGATCAACAACACCATCAA GTGTTCACCTCATTCAAGCCAAATCGGAGCGACAGTTCTTAA
- the LOC107642740 gene encoding probable receptor-like protein kinase At5g24010, whose amino-acid sequence METLHQYHKIHASVCVVLFLLLQFQSLAFTVPDNFFINCGSDTDVTDNNTGRIFIGERETEMEASSSVGFIFPKHGSSSEKESNHSPTPPLYQTARLFHAESEYKFRIEKHGYHLLRLHFFAFSSSEGNLSSSLFNVSVPGFFLLNNFNPQYNKTLIEEFFLSINTNNFRITFSPIHPNPAFLNAIELFLLPNTFIPKGRFYDYNSMVFHTSHRLNVGGSDINMVNDSLWRNWQIDDHPSAGHKFQNTSPIHEGNYATLAPSLVYQSARVMNSSKNHSKLSNITWQLDVKKNAKYLVQLDFCHIIGTPVLKNSHFNVYFDNNLSHRITPYDHFNKTCVPFRLESVVDSDDSGVFKISIGPAQNSPHKYAYLNGLELMEIIEKTSPGPMPEVKQNHPSHSHSHWYCHLLVHLKLLAILGAVALVSVIAVVFFVCLKPKKPKHDQSVDWLPMEKKRGGGSSHSHSRYGSSHGSSSSSSSRSHVPNLNKIPFDELQVATNNFDQNWVIGKGCFGIVYKGLLNNGLRVAVKRTEPGLLQQQDLLDLEAEINILLRIRHRHLVSLIGYCNEKSEMILVYEYMEKGTLRDHLYSSKLCWIQRLEICIGAARGLNYLHKGSSCRGISNVHSHVKSSNILLDENNVAKFSDFGLSRKVGPFDENMKCDVYSFGIVLVEVVCGRVAMDAKYLAAEWGSICKKKGRLEEIVDPCIKCEIDGESLTKFGETVDKCLRKKAFDRPCMGDVLWDLEYALQLQRGAIQSKPHSLNNTNTIASSKTQELAILKHDQLNSPVNYYSGL is encoded by the coding sequence atggaaACTCTTCATCAGTACCATAAAATTCATGCATCTGTTTGTGTAGTCCTGTTTCTTCTTCTGCAGTTCCAATCATTGGCCTTCACAGTCCCAGATAATTTCTTCATCAATTGTGGCTCGGACACCGATGTTACAGACAACAATACTGGTCGAATTTTCATTGGAGAAAGAGAAACAGAAATGGAAGCATCTTCTTCTGTTGGTTTCATCTTCCCAAAACATGGTAGCAGCAGCGAGAAAGAGAGCAACCATTCACCAACACCTCCTCTGTATCAAACAGCAAGGCTTTTCCATGCTGAATCTGAATACAAGTTCAGAATTGAAAAGCATGGGTATCATCTTCTGCGCCTCCATTTCTTTGCTTTCTCTTCTTCGGAAGGTAacctctcctcttctctcttcaATGTCTCTGTTCCCGGGTTCTTCCTTTTGAACAATTTCAATCCTCAATACAACAAAACCTTAATAGAGGAGTTCTTTTTGAGCATCAACACCAACAACTTCCGAATCACTTTCTCTCCTATTCATCCAAATCCTGCATTTCTAAATGCGATAGAACTCTTCCTTCTCCCCAATACTTTCATCCCAAAAGGAAGATTTTATGACTACAATAGCATGGTGTTCCATACGAGTCACAGGCTCAACGTTGGAGGCTCTGATATCAACATGGTGAATGACTCGTTGTGGAGAAACTGGCAAATTGATGATCATCCTTCTGCTGGACACAAATTTCAAAATACTAGTCCAATTCACGAAGGAAACTATGCTACTCTTGCCCCAAGTCTTGTTTACCAGAGCGCAAGAGTGATGAATAGTTCAAAGAATCACTCAAAACTTTCCAATATAACATGGCAACTTGATGTCAAGAAAAATGCTAAGTATCTTGTTCAGCTTGATTTCTGTCATATTATTGGAACTCCGGTTCTGAAAAATTCACACTTCAATGTTTACTTCGATAATAACTTGAGTCACCGGATCACTCCTTATGATCACTTCAACAAAACTTGTGTTCCTTTTCGTTTGGAATCTGTGGTTGATTCGGATGACTCTGGAGTTTTCAAAATCAGCATAGGACCTGCCCAGAATTCTCCACATAAATATGCTTATCTGAATGGCCTGGAGCTAATGGAAATCATTGAGAAAACAAGTCCAGGTCCTATGCCAGAAGTAAAACAGAATCATCCTTCGCATTCTCATTCCCATTGGTATTGCCATTTGCTTGTGCATTTGAAACTGTTGGCAATTCTCGGAGCTGTGGCTTTGGTTTCAGTTATAGCAGTTGTGTTCTTTGTGTGTCTGAAACCCAAGAAACCAAAGCATGATCAAAGTGTTGATTGGTTGCCAATGGAgaaaaaaagaggaggaggaagctcACACTCTCATAGCAGATATGGTAGCAGCCAtggctcatcatcatcatcatcttcacgtTCACATGTCCCAAACTTAAACAAGATCCCTTTCGATGAACTCCAAGTTGCTACCAACAACTTCGACCAGAATTGGGTAATTGGAAAGGGTTGTTTTGGAATTGTATACAAAGGACTTCTCAACAATGGACTGAGGGTGGCAGTGAAAAGAACAGAACCAGGGTTACTACAACAACAAGACCTCTTGGATTTGGAAGCGGAGATCAATATTCTGTTGAGAATTCGCCATCGCCACCTTGTTTCCTTGATCGGATATTGCAACGAGAAGTCAGAGATGATCCTTGTTTATGAGTACATGGAGAAAGGGACACTGAGGGATCATTTATACAGTTCCAAGTTGTGTTGGATTCAGAGGCTTGAGATTTGCATTGGAGCCGCCAGAGGACTGAATTACCTTCACAAAGGTTCTTCCTGCAGAGGAATCAGCAATGTTCATAGCCATGTGAAATCTAGTAACATATTGTTAGATGAGAATAATGTGGCTAAGTTTTCTGATTTTGGGCTTTCAAGAAAAGTAGGCCCTTTTGATGAGAACATGAAATGTGATGTGTATTCCTTTGGAATAGTACTTGTTGAGGTGGTGTGTGGAAGGGTGGCTATGGATGCAAAGTACTTGGCTGCTGAATGGGGAAGCATTTGCAAGAAGAAAGGGAGATTGGAAGAAATAGTTGATCCTTGCATAAAGTGTGAAATAGATGGAGAGTCTCTCACAAAGTTTGGTGAGACTGTAGACAAGTGTTTGAGAAAGAAGGCTTTTGATAGGCCTTGTATGGGTGATGTCTTGTGGGACTTGGAGTATGCATTGCAGCTTCAGAGAGGGGCAATTCAGTCAAAGCCACATAGTCTTAATAATACTAATACTATTGCTTCTTCTAAGACTCAAGAATTGGCCATTCTCAAGCATGATCAATTGAATTCACCAGTCAACTATTATTCTGGTTTGTaa
- the LOC107642739 gene encoding uncharacterized protein LOC107642739 isoform X1 yields MVGQGQWKKPSRSDEVVDPDEQARIADQIRAQFEALAPKRPIKPNRSEPDQEDPTVDLHVTNSIPELHKLHSLQSQSHDIVFKEGWADAQDEFVETEYYKKLASIDKQHHAQTGTGFIKVVTEGAYEIHHLLPQNHVIAAHETKPAGRGYKCNPATNDWLPNVHDQQHHQVIHSFLSYCSLFFLKKINK; encoded by the exons ATGGTGGGGCAGGGGCAATGGAAGAAGCCCAGTAGAAGCGACGAGGTTGTTGACCCTGATGAGCAAGCGAGGATCGCTGATCAGATCAGAGCTCAATTCGAAGCCTTGGCTCCCAAACGACCCATCAAACCCAACAGAAGCGAACCAGATCAAGAAGACCCCACCGTTGACCTCCATGTCACTAATTCCATACCCGAGCTACACAAGCTTCATTCTCTCCAGTCTCAATCTCAT GATATAGTTTTTAAGGAGGGGTGGGCAGATGCGCAGGATGAGTTTGTAGAAACCGAGTATTACAAGAAGTTAGCATCTATTGACAAACAGCATCACGCC CAGACAGGGACTGGGTTTATAAAGGTGGTCACGGAAGGAGCTTATGAGATACATCACTTGCTTCCACAGAACCATGTAATCGCTGCTCATGAAACTAAGCCAGCAGGACGAGGCTACAAATGCAACCCTGCCACTAATGACTGGCTTCCCAATGTTCATGATCAACAACACCATCAAGTAATTCATTCATTCCTTTCTTATTGCTCTttgtttttcttaaaaaaaattaataaatag
- the LOC107640052 gene encoding uncharacterized protein LOC107640052, giving the protein MDDTSVTVTSAAASATTTNNAVRTSINTVALKLDENNFIPWKRQALAFIKSNGLKDHLNQKKIPCRYASEEDRIADNETQKFLEWEQDDQFLISWFFASIDPAFSSQVTNCEYAYEIWNNLEEYFAKRLKSKVKQLKAQIKTVKLQGSATEYMSRLKKITNALSTLGSPLFSEEFVDAITQGLNEDYSTFIMMISAKAESVTESEVEAQLLSQEELVERFKKIELGTIQVNLTQGGESHSQVRSQHYQHKDQSPMSYNSQYNNSQSYTNSYNQGRGQPF; this is encoded by the coding sequence ATGGACGACACCAGTGTCACCGTCACTTCCGCAGCAGCCTCCGCAACAACAACAAACAACGCAGTTCGCACATCTATCAACACTGTAGCCTTGAAGCTAGATGAGAATAATTTCATTCCATGGAAGCGCCAAGCCCTTGCGTTCATCAAATCCAACGGTCTCAAGGATCACCTGAACCAGAAGAAAATTCCATGCCGATACGCCTCTGAAGAAGACAGAATTGCAGATAATGAAACGCAAAAATTTCTGGAATGGGAGCAAGACGATCAATTTCTGATTTCGTGGTTCTTTGCATCGATTGATCCAGCCTTTTCAAGTCAGGTAACAAACTGTGAGTATGCGTATGAAATCTGGAATAACCTAGAGGAGTATTTTGCAAAAAGGTTGAAGTCGAAGGTGAAACAACTAAAGGCACAAATCAAAACTGTGAAACTACAAGGATCTGCAACCGAATACATGTCTAGGCTCAAGAAAATCACAAACGCTCTCTCTACCCTAGGATCACCACTTTTCAGTGAAGAATTTGTGGATGCAATTACTCAGGGACTCAACGAAGACTATAGCACGTTTATCATGATGATCTCAGCCAAAGCTGAAAGTGTCACTGAAAGCGAAGTTGAAGCTCAACTCCTAAGCCAGGAAGAACTAGTCGAGAGGTTCAAGAAAATAGAACTTGGCACTATCCAGGTCAACCTAACTCAAGGAGGAGAAAGTCACTCACAAGTAAGATCTCAACACTATCAGCATAAAGATCAGTCACCAATGTCGTACAACAGCCAATACAACAATTCACAATCTTACACCAACAGCTACAATCAAGGTAGAGGTCAACCCTTTTAA
- the LOC107642739 gene encoding uncharacterized protein LOC107642739 isoform X2 → MVGQGQWKKPSRSDEVVDPDEQARIADQIRAQFEALAPKRPIKPNRSEPDQEDPTVDLHVTNSIPELHKLHSLQSQSHDIVFKEGWADAQDEFVETEYYKKLASIDKQHHATGTGFIKVVTEGAYEIHHLLPQNHVIAAHETKPAGRGYKCNPATNDWLPNVHDQQHHQVIHSFLSYCSLFFLKKINK, encoded by the exons ATGGTGGGGCAGGGGCAATGGAAGAAGCCCAGTAGAAGCGACGAGGTTGTTGACCCTGATGAGCAAGCGAGGATCGCTGATCAGATCAGAGCTCAATTCGAAGCCTTGGCTCCCAAACGACCCATCAAACCCAACAGAAGCGAACCAGATCAAGAAGACCCCACCGTTGACCTCCATGTCACTAATTCCATACCCGAGCTACACAAGCTTCATTCTCTCCAGTCTCAATCTCAT GATATAGTTTTTAAGGAGGGGTGGGCAGATGCGCAGGATGAGTTTGTAGAAACCGAGTATTACAAGAAGTTAGCATCTATTGACAAACAGCATCACGCC ACAGGGACTGGGTTTATAAAGGTGGTCACGGAAGGAGCTTATGAGATACATCACTTGCTTCCACAGAACCATGTAATCGCTGCTCATGAAACTAAGCCAGCAGGACGAGGCTACAAATGCAACCCTGCCACTAATGACTGGCTTCCCAATGTTCATGATCAACAACACCATCAAGTAATTCATTCATTCCTTTCTTATTGCTCTttgtttttcttaaaaaaaattaataaatag
- the LOC107642737 gene encoding cytochrome P450 81E8 has protein sequence MMELSYYNSLLLLLVVFITSYKLFTKRFKNLPPSPPSLPLIGNLHLLKPPVFRTFYGLSQKYGPIFSFRLGSQLSVVVSSASLAEECFTKNDIVLANRLRSLKTKHLTYNNTVVITSPYGDHWRNLRRICSLEILSTQRLNSFTGIRRDETARLIRSLSQGLGEGFTRVEVRSKLTELTFNTIMRMVSGKRYYGEECDGTSAEEAKKFRDVMDDMAKFGLSSNLGDFVPVVRWFDFSGDNRKLQMIGEKMDALFQGLIDEHRSKKESSNTMIDHLLSFQESQPEYYTDQIIKGLIMAMMVAGTETSAITIEWALSNLLNHPQVLEKARMELDTHVGQERLLEEDDLTKLTYLHNIISETLRLYPAAPMLLPHLSAQDCTLGGYHVPRNTLVFVNAWAIHRDPDLWAQSSTFMPQRFANPEANNNPYALMPFGMGRRACPGSGLAQRTVGLTLGSLIQCFDWNRIGEEEVDMTEGHGTLMSKAIPLEAQCKARPIITKIFSQ, from the exons ATGATGGAACTTTCGTATTataactctcttcttcttctcctcgttGTTTTCATCACTTCTTACAAGCTATTCACAAAGAGATTCAAAAACCTACCACCATCTCCACCGTCTCTTCCCCTAATCGGCAACCTCCACCTCCTGAAACCACCCGTCTTCCGCACCTTCTACGGCTTATCACAAAAATACGGTCCCATTTTCTCGTTTCGCTTGGGTTCCCAACTCTCCGTGGTCGTTTCCTCCGCCTCCTTGGCCGAAGAATGTTTTACCAAAAACGACATCGTCCTCGCGAACCGTCTCCGTTCCCTCAAGACCAAGCACCTAACCTACAACAACACCGTGGTGATAACTTCGCCGTACGGCGACCACTGGCGCAACCTCCGCCGCATCTGCTCCCTGGAGATCCTCTCCACTCAGCGTCTCAACTCTTTTACGGGAATCCGAAGGGACGAAACGGCGAGGTTGAtccggagcttgagtcaggggtTAGGCGAGGGTTTCACGAGAGTTGAAGTTAGATCGAAATTGACGGAGCTAACGTTCAACACGATCATGAGAATGGTAAGTGGGAAACGGTACTACGGGGAAGAATGCGATGGGACGAGTGCGGAGGAGGCGAAGAAGTTCAGGGATGTGATGGATGATATGGCGAAGTTCGGATTGAGTTCGAATCTTGGGGATTTTGTGCCTGTGGTTCGGTGGTTCGATTTCAGTGGTGATAATAGAAAACTCCAAATGATTGGTGAGAAGATGGATGCTCTGTTTCAAGGGCTGATCGATGAGCATAGAAGCAAGAAGGAAAGTTCAAACACCATGATAGATCACTTGCTCTCCTTTCAAGAATCTCAGCCAGAGTATTACACCGATCAAATTATCAAAGGGCTTATCATG GCCATGATGGTGGCTGGAACAGAGACTTCGGCTATAACAATAGAATGGGCACTGTCGAATCTGTTAAACCATCCACAAGTGTTGGAGAAAGCAAGGATGGAGTTGGACACTCATGTTGGACAAGAGAGGCTCTTAGAAGAAGACGACCTTACCAAATTAACCTACCTTCATAACATAATCTCTGAGACTTTGAGACTCTACCCTGCAGCGCCAATGCTGTTGCCTCATCTCTCCGCTCAGGACTGCACCCTTGGAGGCTACCATGTGCCACGTAATACTTTGGTTTTCGTCAATGCGTGGGCCATCCATCGGGACCCGGACTTGTGGGCCCAATCTTCAACTTTCATGCCTCAAAGATTTGCGAATCCTGAAGCCAACAATAACCCTTATGCCTTGATGCCGTTTGGGATGGGGAGGAGGGCGTGTCCTGGCTCCGGCCTGGCCCAGAGAACCGTGGGCTTGACTTTGGGCTCTTTGATACAATGCTTTGATTGGAACCGGATTGGCGAGGAAGAAGTTGACATGACAGAAGGACACGGAACTCTCATGTCAAAGGCTATTCCATTGGAGGCCCAATGTAAAGCCCGTCCAATCATCACCAAGATTTTCTCTCAATGA